A genomic segment from Synchiropus splendidus isolate RoL2022-P1 chromosome 18, RoL_Sspl_1.0, whole genome shotgun sequence encodes:
- the kdm5c gene encoding lysine-specific demethylase 5C isoform X2 produces the protein MWSSTFLLNGSHQNSQLKAMEGEEFVPPPECPVFEPSWEEFQDPLGYIAKIRPIAEKSGICKIRPPLDWQPPFSVELDSFRFTPRIQRLNELEAETRVKLNYLDRIARFWEIQGSSLKIPHIERRILDLFSLSKVVTDEGGFEMVCKERRWARVAQRLGYPHGRNIGSLLRSHYERIVYPFEMFQSGASLPHCKPKHYDGEEVDKEYKPHSIPLRQSVQPSKMSTYGRRANRCQPDPEPTEEDIEKNPELKKLQIYGAGPKMMGLGLVARDRGMRKKDELPQTVTVTENLSPSVPADTTVKSEQTDPQNHVDGAPAVLLPPPPSVVVKADVPPEVKEEDPILEGSVKENNEGDVMDGPCTKMTMRVRRNLNNPQSVDSFVCRMCGRGDEDEKLLLCDGCDDNYHTFCLLPPLTEPPKGNWRCPKCVAEECKRPSEAFGFEQATREYSLQSFGEMADAFKADYFNMPVHMVPTELVEREFWRLVSSIEEDVTVEYGADIHSKEFGSGFPMNNGQRTLTKEEEDYARSGWNLNVMPVLEQSLLCHINGDISGMKVPWLYVGMVFSAFCWHIEDHWSYSINYLHWGEPKTWYGVPSVAAERLEEVMKKLTPELFEYQPDLLHQLVTIMNPNILMAHGVPVVRTNQCAGEFVITFPRAYHSGFNQGYNFAEAVNFCTADWLPAGRSCIEHYRRLRRYCVFSHEELTCKMAASPEKLDLNLAAATHREMFIIVQEERKLRKGLMERGITEAEREAFELLPDDERQCDKCKTTCFLSALACSNCPERLVCLYHTQDLCNCPTNKLYLRYRYTLDELLAMLHRLKVRSESFDSWANRVKEALEQEEGNKIEISDLEALKAEAAEKKFPDNELLRKLNTVLKDVEHCQRSSTELLTRSQSSEKMTVEELTSLIEKMQNLPCVMKQMDGVKAILQTANEFQTRAQVLMGNKDWRRESMPSDELKLLLEEGNNLPVVVPECLLLRGHLEQGHWLADVRRTLGTEGGERQEVTLSVLRNLLEAGCNVHQSVSVETAMAELQELLTIAERWEEKAQICLEHRQKHPLSTLEAIVSEAQLIPVRLPNILALQDCLSRARAWVTDLEEIQNGEHYPCLDDLEGLVAIGRDLPVFMEELRQLELQVTSAHSWRDKASKTFLKKSSQHSLLEVLCPCAKRRERRDGTEPFGEPVDDPDTNTLGLSAQDLRDPAAIVMAFKEGEHQEKEALLRLRKVNMCKPGLDDHQDGAMDTSSSAPSETPLKENGNHTSPLQSVCVCGGRPRAPQLRCHLCKEWFHGGCVPFPALLPSSGPLESPYCWWDWDSRFLCLQCQRSRRPRLETILALLVALQRLPVRLPEGEALQCLTERAITWQGRAKEALDTPELQLALKKLRELKDTLHCESAAETEKEKDLGAVIVLSDSEGGEEEGVIDLTEESPKKKKKAESVNGVGTQSSVTDVGSLQSLLPGLKGHVIEISATTRVLLEELQLEGDLLEVSLDQTHTINRVLQAASEPPRLMLQTLIQIELEEQQRNSRNRNKDSKRKRKSHRAGRGDEAGVPSLDASESKKTCPPPLSTSPQPESL, from the exons GGCAATGGAAGGGGAAGAGTTTGTACCTCCGCCGGAGTGTCCAGTTTTTGAGCCGTCATGGGAGGAGTTCCAGGATCCCCTGGGCTACATAGCCAAGATCAGACCAATCGCAGAAAAATCTGGAATCTGCAAAATTCGACCTCCACTT GACTGGCAGCCACCGTTCTCAGTGGAGTTGGACAGCTTCCGCTTCACCCCTCGAATCCAGAGGCTCAATGAGTTGGAG GCGGAGACTCGAGTCAAACTGAATTATTTGGATCGCATTGCCAGGTTTTGGGAGATTCAGGGCTCCTCTTTAAAAATCCCTCATATAGAACGACGGATCCTTGACCTCTTCAGCTTGTCGAAG GTCGTGACAGATGAGGGAGGGTTTGAGATGGTCTGCAAGGAGCGGCGCTGGGCTCGGGTAGCCCAGAGGCTGGGATACCCTCATGGCAGGAACATTGGCTCTCTCCTGCGCTCGCACTACGAGAGAATTGTGTACCCCTTCGAGATGTTCCAGTCTGGTGCCAGTCTGCCG cATTGCAAGCCAAAGCACTATGATGGAGAAGAGGTGGACAAAGAATACAAGCCCCACTCCATCCCCCTCCGACAGTCTGTGCAGCCATCAAAAATGAGCACCTATGGTCGAAGGGCCAATCGCTGTCAGCCAGAT CCTGAACCCACGGAAGAAGACATAGAGAAGAACCCAGAATTGAAGAAGCTTCAGATCTATGGTGCGGGACCAAAGATGATGGGCCTGGGCCTCGTAGCAAGAGACAGAGGAATGAGGAAGAAAG ATGAGCTGCCACAAACCGTGACAGTCACTGAGAACCTTTCTCCTTCCGTGCCTGCTGATACCACAGTCAAATCGGAGCAGACGGATCCTCAAAATCACGTTGACGGGGCCCCAGCAGTCCTGCTACCTCCACCCCCCAGTGTTGTGGTGAAAGCCGACGTACCGCCTGAGGTTAAGGAAGAAGACCCAATACTAGAGGGGAGCgtgaaagaaaacaacgaaGGGGATGTTATGGATGGGCCGTGCACCAAAATGACCATGAGGGTTCGACGGAATCTGAACAACCCGCAGAGT GTGGATTCATTTGTCTGTCGAATGTGTGGACGAGGAGATGAGGATGAGAAACTGTTGCTGTGTGATGGCTGTGATGACAACTACCACACTTTTTGTCTGCTGCCTCCTCTCACTGAACCCCCCAAAGGAAACTGGCGTTGTCCAAAATGTGTGGCAGAG GAGTGCAAAAGGCCCTCGGAAGCCTTTGGCTTCGAGCAGGCCACCCGGGAGTACTCGCTGCAGAGCTTTGGGGAGATGGCAGATGCCTTCAAAGCAGACTACTTCAACATGCCTGTTCAT ATGGTTCCAACTGAGCTCGTGGAGAGAGAGTTCTGGAGGTTGGTGAGCAGTATTGAGGAGGATGTGACGGTGGAGTATGGGGCGGATATACACTCCAAAGAGTTTGGAAGTGGCTTTCCTATGAACAACGGCCAGAGGACTCTGACaaaggaggaagag GATTACGCTCGATCCGGCTGGAATCTCAATGTCATGCCGGTGCTGGAGCAGTCCTTACTTTGCCACATTAATGGAGATATATCAGGGATGAAAGTGCCGTGGCTTTATGTTGGCATGGTTTTCTCAGCATTCTGCTGGCACATTGAGGATCACTGGAGCTACTCCATAAACTATCTGCACTG GGGTGAACCCAAGACGTGGTATGGGGTCCCGTCTGTGGCAGCTGAGCGACtggaggaggtgatgaagaAGCTGACCCCGGAGCTTTTCGAGTACCAACCGGATTTGCTACACCAACTGGTCACCATCATGAACCCAAACATCCTCATGGCTCACGGGGTCCCG gTTGTGCGCACCAACCAGTGTGCTGGTGAGTTTGTCATCACCTTCCCCCGAGCATATCACAGTGGGTTTAATCAGGGATACAACTTTGCTGAAGCTGTCAACTTCTGCACCGCTGACTGG CTTCCTGCTGGTCGATCATGTATTGAACACTACAGAAGGCTGAGAAGATATTGTGTATTCTCTCACGAGGAGCTCACCTGCAAAATGGCAGCCAGTCCTGAGAAACTCGACCTGAATCTGGCCGCGGCGACTCACAGAGAAATGTTTATTATCgtgcaggaggagagaaagcTGCGCAAGGGTCTAATGGAACGG GGGATCACTGAAGCCGAGCGGGAGGCTTTTGAGTTGCTGCCTGATGACGAAAGACAGTGTGACAAATGTAAGACGACgtgtttcctctctgctctgGCCTGTTCCAACTGTCCGGAGCGGCTAGTGTGTCTGTATCACACTCAGGACCTCTGCAACTGTCCCACAAACAAGCTCTACCTcag GTACAGATACACCCTGGATGAGTTGCTAGCGATGCTACACCGCCTCAAAGTCCGTTCTGAATCATTTGACTCGTGGGCCAACAGAGTGAAAGAGGCACTTGAGCAGGAGGAAGGAAACAAAATAG AAATTTCTGATCTGGAGGCGCTGAAggcagaagcagcagagaagaAGTTCCCAGACAATGAGCTGCTCCGCAAGCTTAATACTGTTCTCAAAGATGTAGAGCACTGCCAGAGGTCCAgcactgagctcctcactcgCTCCCAGTCCAG CGAAAAGATGACTGTGGAGGAGCTGACGTCCCTGATCGAGAAGATGCAGAACCTCCCATGCGTGATGAAGCAGATGGATGGTGTGAAG GCAATTCTGCAGACTGCCAACGAGTTTCAGACACGCGCCCAGGTTTTGATGGGAAACAAGGACTGGAGGAGAGAGTCGATGCCCTCGGATGAACTGAAGTTGTTGTTGGAGGAGGGAAACAATCTGCCGGTGGTGGTGCCGGAGTGCCTCTTACTCCGGGGGCATCTGGAGCAGGGCCACTGGTTGGCAGACGTGAGGCGCACTCTGGGCACAGAAGGGGGGGAGAGGCAGGAGGTGACGCTCTCAGTGTTGAGGAACCTCCTGGAGGCGGGGTGCAACGTTCACCAGAGCGTCTCTGTGGAGACGGCTATGGCTGAGCTTCAGGAGCTGCTGACCATTGCTGAGCGTTGGGAGGAGAAAGCACAGATCTGCCTGGAACACAG GCAAAAACACCCACTCTCCACACTTGAAGCAATAGTGAGTGAGGCGCAGCTCATCCCGGTGCGGCTGCCCAACATTCTGGCACTGCAGGATTGCCTGAGCCGAGCCCGGGCCTGGGTCACAGACTTGGAGGAGATCCAG AATGGGGAGCATTACCCGTGTCTGGACGACCTGGAGGGCCTGGTGGCTATTGGTCGAGACCTGCCCGTCTTTATGGAAGAGCTCAGGCAACTGGAGCTGCAGGTGACCAGCGCCCACTCTTGGAGGGACAAAGCCAGCAAGACTTTCCTGAAAAAGAGCAGCCAGCACAGTCTGCTGGAG GTCTTATGTCCGTGTGCAAAGAGAAGGGAGAGGCGAGATGGCACAGAGCCGTTTGGGGAGCCTGTCGACGACCCTGACACAAACACCCTGGGCCTCTCGGCTCAGGATCTCAGAGACCCAGCCGCCATT GTCATGGCCTTCAAAGAAGGAGAACACCAGGAGAAGGAGGCTCTTCTCCGGCTACGAAAGGTCAACATGTGTAAACCTGGACTTGATGACCATCAGGACGGTGCCATGGACACAAGCTCATCTGCCCCCTCTGAGACGCCCTTGAAAGAAAACGGAAATCATACGTCTCCTCTCCAGTCTGTGTGCGTCTGTGGTGGGCGTCCACGAGCCCCTCAGCTGCGCTGCCATCTGTGTAAAGAATGGTTTCATGGAGGTTGTGTCCCCTTCCCGGCCCTGCTCCCCTCTTCTGGACCATTGGAATCCCCCTATTGCTGGTGGGACTGGGACTCGCGCTTCTTGTGCCTGCAATGCCAGCGCTCGCGGCGCCCCCGCCTGGAGACTATCCTGGCTCTTCTGGTGGCCCTGCAGAGACTTCCGGTGCGGCTGCCTGAAGGAGAGGCGCTGCAGTGTCTCACTGAGAGAGCCATCACCTGGCAGGGCCGCGCCAAGGAGGCTCTGGACACCCCCGAGCTGCAGCTCGCTCTCAAGAAGCTGCGGGAACTGAAAGACACTCTTCATTGTGAGTCTGCTGCAGAAACTGAGAAGGAGAAAGACTTGGGAGCAGTTATTGTTCTGTCAGACTCAGAAGGAGGGGAAGAAGAGGGTGTGATAGACCTGACAGAAGAGtctccaaagaagaagaagaag GCCGAAAGTGTCAACGGTGTTGGGACGCAGTCCTCCGTCACCG acGTGGGCTCCCTCCAGTCCCTTCTGCCCGGCCTCAAAGGACACGTCATCGAAATCTCAGCAACCACAAGGGTCctcctggaggagctgcagctggaaggagaccttctggaggTGTCCCTGGACCAGACTCACACCATCAACAGAGTTCTGCAGGCAGCTTCCGAGCCACCCAGACTCATGCTGCAGACTCTAATCCAG ATTGAACTTGAGGAGCAGCAGCGCAACAGCCGCAACAGGAACAAAGACTCCAAAAGGAAGCGGAAGAGCCACCGAGCAGGGCGTGGAGACGAGGCTGGGGTCCCGTCACTGGACGCCTCAGAGTCCAAGAAAACCTGCCCCCCGCCACTCAGCACTTCCCCTCAGCCAGAG AGTTTGTGA
- the kdm5c gene encoding lysine-specific demethylase 5C isoform X1, which translates to MWSSTFLLNGSHQNSQLKAMEGEEFVPPPECPVFEPSWEEFQDPLGYIAKIRPIAEKSGICKIRPPLDWQPPFSVELDSFRFTPRIQRLNELEAETRVKLNYLDRIARFWEIQGSSLKIPHIERRILDLFSLSKVVTDEGGFEMVCKERRWARVAQRLGYPHGRNIGSLLRSHYERIVYPFEMFQSGASLPHCKPKHYDGEEVDKEYKPHSIPLRQSVQPSKMSTYGRRANRCQPDGQEDLAPHPLPNGSQLISAPEPTEEDIEKNPELKKLQIYGAGPKMMGLGLVARDRGMRKKDELPQTVTVTENLSPSVPADTTVKSEQTDPQNHVDGAPAVLLPPPPSVVVKADVPPEVKEEDPILEGSVKENNEGDVMDGPCTKMTMRVRRNLNNPQSVDSFVCRMCGRGDEDEKLLLCDGCDDNYHTFCLLPPLTEPPKGNWRCPKCVAEECKRPSEAFGFEQATREYSLQSFGEMADAFKADYFNMPVHMVPTELVEREFWRLVSSIEEDVTVEYGADIHSKEFGSGFPMNNGQRTLTKEEEDYARSGWNLNVMPVLEQSLLCHINGDISGMKVPWLYVGMVFSAFCWHIEDHWSYSINYLHWGEPKTWYGVPSVAAERLEEVMKKLTPELFEYQPDLLHQLVTIMNPNILMAHGVPVVRTNQCAGEFVITFPRAYHSGFNQGYNFAEAVNFCTADWLPAGRSCIEHYRRLRRYCVFSHEELTCKMAASPEKLDLNLAAATHREMFIIVQEERKLRKGLMERGITEAEREAFELLPDDERQCDKCKTTCFLSALACSNCPERLVCLYHTQDLCNCPTNKLYLRYRYTLDELLAMLHRLKVRSESFDSWANRVKEALEQEEGNKIEISDLEALKAEAAEKKFPDNELLRKLNTVLKDVEHCQRSSTELLTRSQSSEKMTVEELTSLIEKMQNLPCVMKQMDGVKAILQTANEFQTRAQVLMGNKDWRRESMPSDELKLLLEEGNNLPVVVPECLLLRGHLEQGHWLADVRRTLGTEGGERQEVTLSVLRNLLEAGCNVHQSVSVETAMAELQELLTIAERWEEKAQICLEHRQKHPLSTLEAIVSEAQLIPVRLPNILALQDCLSRARAWVTDLEEIQNGEHYPCLDDLEGLVAIGRDLPVFMEELRQLELQVTSAHSWRDKASKTFLKKSSQHSLLEVLCPCAKRRERRDGTEPFGEPVDDPDTNTLGLSAQDLRDPAAIVMAFKEGEHQEKEALLRLRKVNMCKPGLDDHQDGAMDTSSSAPSETPLKENGNHTSPLQSVCVCGGRPRAPQLRCHLCKEWFHGGCVPFPALLPSSGPLESPYCWWDWDSRFLCLQCQRSRRPRLETILALLVALQRLPVRLPEGEALQCLTERAITWQGRAKEALDTPELQLALKKLRELKDTLHCESAAETEKEKDLGAVIVLSDSEGGEEEGVIDLTEESPKKKKKAESVNGVGTQSSVTDVGSLQSLLPGLKGHVIEISATTRVLLEELQLEGDLLEVSLDQTHTINRVLQAASEPPRLMLQTLIQIELEEQQRNSRNRNKDSKRKRKSHRAGRGDEAGVPSLDASESKKTCPPPLSTSPQPESL; encoded by the exons GGCAATGGAAGGGGAAGAGTTTGTACCTCCGCCGGAGTGTCCAGTTTTTGAGCCGTCATGGGAGGAGTTCCAGGATCCCCTGGGCTACATAGCCAAGATCAGACCAATCGCAGAAAAATCTGGAATCTGCAAAATTCGACCTCCACTT GACTGGCAGCCACCGTTCTCAGTGGAGTTGGACAGCTTCCGCTTCACCCCTCGAATCCAGAGGCTCAATGAGTTGGAG GCGGAGACTCGAGTCAAACTGAATTATTTGGATCGCATTGCCAGGTTTTGGGAGATTCAGGGCTCCTCTTTAAAAATCCCTCATATAGAACGACGGATCCTTGACCTCTTCAGCTTGTCGAAG GTCGTGACAGATGAGGGAGGGTTTGAGATGGTCTGCAAGGAGCGGCGCTGGGCTCGGGTAGCCCAGAGGCTGGGATACCCTCATGGCAGGAACATTGGCTCTCTCCTGCGCTCGCACTACGAGAGAATTGTGTACCCCTTCGAGATGTTCCAGTCTGGTGCCAGTCTGCCG cATTGCAAGCCAAAGCACTATGATGGAGAAGAGGTGGACAAAGAATACAAGCCCCACTCCATCCCCCTCCGACAGTCTGTGCAGCCATCAAAAATGAGCACCTATGGTCGAAGGGCCAATCGCTGTCAGCCAGAT GGTCAGGAGGATCTGGCCCCTCATCCTCTTCCCAATGGCTCTCAACTCATCTCTGCG CCTGAACCCACGGAAGAAGACATAGAGAAGAACCCAGAATTGAAGAAGCTTCAGATCTATGGTGCGGGACCAAAGATGATGGGCCTGGGCCTCGTAGCAAGAGACAGAGGAATGAGGAAGAAAG ATGAGCTGCCACAAACCGTGACAGTCACTGAGAACCTTTCTCCTTCCGTGCCTGCTGATACCACAGTCAAATCGGAGCAGACGGATCCTCAAAATCACGTTGACGGGGCCCCAGCAGTCCTGCTACCTCCACCCCCCAGTGTTGTGGTGAAAGCCGACGTACCGCCTGAGGTTAAGGAAGAAGACCCAATACTAGAGGGGAGCgtgaaagaaaacaacgaaGGGGATGTTATGGATGGGCCGTGCACCAAAATGACCATGAGGGTTCGACGGAATCTGAACAACCCGCAGAGT GTGGATTCATTTGTCTGTCGAATGTGTGGACGAGGAGATGAGGATGAGAAACTGTTGCTGTGTGATGGCTGTGATGACAACTACCACACTTTTTGTCTGCTGCCTCCTCTCACTGAACCCCCCAAAGGAAACTGGCGTTGTCCAAAATGTGTGGCAGAG GAGTGCAAAAGGCCCTCGGAAGCCTTTGGCTTCGAGCAGGCCACCCGGGAGTACTCGCTGCAGAGCTTTGGGGAGATGGCAGATGCCTTCAAAGCAGACTACTTCAACATGCCTGTTCAT ATGGTTCCAACTGAGCTCGTGGAGAGAGAGTTCTGGAGGTTGGTGAGCAGTATTGAGGAGGATGTGACGGTGGAGTATGGGGCGGATATACACTCCAAAGAGTTTGGAAGTGGCTTTCCTATGAACAACGGCCAGAGGACTCTGACaaaggaggaagag GATTACGCTCGATCCGGCTGGAATCTCAATGTCATGCCGGTGCTGGAGCAGTCCTTACTTTGCCACATTAATGGAGATATATCAGGGATGAAAGTGCCGTGGCTTTATGTTGGCATGGTTTTCTCAGCATTCTGCTGGCACATTGAGGATCACTGGAGCTACTCCATAAACTATCTGCACTG GGGTGAACCCAAGACGTGGTATGGGGTCCCGTCTGTGGCAGCTGAGCGACtggaggaggtgatgaagaAGCTGACCCCGGAGCTTTTCGAGTACCAACCGGATTTGCTACACCAACTGGTCACCATCATGAACCCAAACATCCTCATGGCTCACGGGGTCCCG gTTGTGCGCACCAACCAGTGTGCTGGTGAGTTTGTCATCACCTTCCCCCGAGCATATCACAGTGGGTTTAATCAGGGATACAACTTTGCTGAAGCTGTCAACTTCTGCACCGCTGACTGG CTTCCTGCTGGTCGATCATGTATTGAACACTACAGAAGGCTGAGAAGATATTGTGTATTCTCTCACGAGGAGCTCACCTGCAAAATGGCAGCCAGTCCTGAGAAACTCGACCTGAATCTGGCCGCGGCGACTCACAGAGAAATGTTTATTATCgtgcaggaggagagaaagcTGCGCAAGGGTCTAATGGAACGG GGGATCACTGAAGCCGAGCGGGAGGCTTTTGAGTTGCTGCCTGATGACGAAAGACAGTGTGACAAATGTAAGACGACgtgtttcctctctgctctgGCCTGTTCCAACTGTCCGGAGCGGCTAGTGTGTCTGTATCACACTCAGGACCTCTGCAACTGTCCCACAAACAAGCTCTACCTcag GTACAGATACACCCTGGATGAGTTGCTAGCGATGCTACACCGCCTCAAAGTCCGTTCTGAATCATTTGACTCGTGGGCCAACAGAGTGAAAGAGGCACTTGAGCAGGAGGAAGGAAACAAAATAG AAATTTCTGATCTGGAGGCGCTGAAggcagaagcagcagagaagaAGTTCCCAGACAATGAGCTGCTCCGCAAGCTTAATACTGTTCTCAAAGATGTAGAGCACTGCCAGAGGTCCAgcactgagctcctcactcgCTCCCAGTCCAG CGAAAAGATGACTGTGGAGGAGCTGACGTCCCTGATCGAGAAGATGCAGAACCTCCCATGCGTGATGAAGCAGATGGATGGTGTGAAG GCAATTCTGCAGACTGCCAACGAGTTTCAGACACGCGCCCAGGTTTTGATGGGAAACAAGGACTGGAGGAGAGAGTCGATGCCCTCGGATGAACTGAAGTTGTTGTTGGAGGAGGGAAACAATCTGCCGGTGGTGGTGCCGGAGTGCCTCTTACTCCGGGGGCATCTGGAGCAGGGCCACTGGTTGGCAGACGTGAGGCGCACTCTGGGCACAGAAGGGGGGGAGAGGCAGGAGGTGACGCTCTCAGTGTTGAGGAACCTCCTGGAGGCGGGGTGCAACGTTCACCAGAGCGTCTCTGTGGAGACGGCTATGGCTGAGCTTCAGGAGCTGCTGACCATTGCTGAGCGTTGGGAGGAGAAAGCACAGATCTGCCTGGAACACAG GCAAAAACACCCACTCTCCACACTTGAAGCAATAGTGAGTGAGGCGCAGCTCATCCCGGTGCGGCTGCCCAACATTCTGGCACTGCAGGATTGCCTGAGCCGAGCCCGGGCCTGGGTCACAGACTTGGAGGAGATCCAG AATGGGGAGCATTACCCGTGTCTGGACGACCTGGAGGGCCTGGTGGCTATTGGTCGAGACCTGCCCGTCTTTATGGAAGAGCTCAGGCAACTGGAGCTGCAGGTGACCAGCGCCCACTCTTGGAGGGACAAAGCCAGCAAGACTTTCCTGAAAAAGAGCAGCCAGCACAGTCTGCTGGAG GTCTTATGTCCGTGTGCAAAGAGAAGGGAGAGGCGAGATGGCACAGAGCCGTTTGGGGAGCCTGTCGACGACCCTGACACAAACACCCTGGGCCTCTCGGCTCAGGATCTCAGAGACCCAGCCGCCATT GTCATGGCCTTCAAAGAAGGAGAACACCAGGAGAAGGAGGCTCTTCTCCGGCTACGAAAGGTCAACATGTGTAAACCTGGACTTGATGACCATCAGGACGGTGCCATGGACACAAGCTCATCTGCCCCCTCTGAGACGCCCTTGAAAGAAAACGGAAATCATACGTCTCCTCTCCAGTCTGTGTGCGTCTGTGGTGGGCGTCCACGAGCCCCTCAGCTGCGCTGCCATCTGTGTAAAGAATGGTTTCATGGAGGTTGTGTCCCCTTCCCGGCCCTGCTCCCCTCTTCTGGACCATTGGAATCCCCCTATTGCTGGTGGGACTGGGACTCGCGCTTCTTGTGCCTGCAATGCCAGCGCTCGCGGCGCCCCCGCCTGGAGACTATCCTGGCTCTTCTGGTGGCCCTGCAGAGACTTCCGGTGCGGCTGCCTGAAGGAGAGGCGCTGCAGTGTCTCACTGAGAGAGCCATCACCTGGCAGGGCCGCGCCAAGGAGGCTCTGGACACCCCCGAGCTGCAGCTCGCTCTCAAGAAGCTGCGGGAACTGAAAGACACTCTTCATTGTGAGTCTGCTGCAGAAACTGAGAAGGAGAAAGACTTGGGAGCAGTTATTGTTCTGTCAGACTCAGAAGGAGGGGAAGAAGAGGGTGTGATAGACCTGACAGAAGAGtctccaaagaagaagaagaag GCCGAAAGTGTCAACGGTGTTGGGACGCAGTCCTCCGTCACCG acGTGGGCTCCCTCCAGTCCCTTCTGCCCGGCCTCAAAGGACACGTCATCGAAATCTCAGCAACCACAAGGGTCctcctggaggagctgcagctggaaggagaccttctggaggTGTCCCTGGACCAGACTCACACCATCAACAGAGTTCTGCAGGCAGCTTCCGAGCCACCCAGACTCATGCTGCAGACTCTAATCCAG ATTGAACTTGAGGAGCAGCAGCGCAACAGCCGCAACAGGAACAAAGACTCCAAAAGGAAGCGGAAGAGCCACCGAGCAGGGCGTGGAGACGAGGCTGGGGTCCCGTCACTGGACGCCTCAGAGTCCAAGAAAACCTGCCCCCCGCCACTCAGCACTTCCCCTCAGCCAGAG AGTTTGTGA